A single genomic interval of Helianthus annuus cultivar XRQ/B chromosome 13, HanXRQr2.0-SUNRISE, whole genome shotgun sequence harbors:
- the LOC110897435 gene encoding extradiol ring-cleavage dioxygenase, with product MSMKIQDTFYISHGPPSLCLEEQCIPLVHFLQSFQQKVHPIRPSSILLISGHFETSYPTVNAVSNGPSDTIYDFEGFPECLYELKYPAPGAPELAKRVKELLMASGFERVDEDENRGLDHGAWSPLRLMYPEADIPVCQLSIQTDKDATYHYNMGKALAPLKNEGVLIVGSGGTTHNLEKVQFDTAVVQPWAQEFDTWLKEALVDGRYEDVNKYKEKAPHATMVHPTPDHFYPLHVAMGAADANSKGQLIHHSWGWSSLSYATYKFMVPLN from the coding sequence ATGTCGATGAAAATTCAAGACACATTTTACATATCCCATGGACCCCCTTCTTTGTGCCTCGAAGAACAATGTATTCCTCTAGTGCATTTCCTCCAATCCTTCCAACAAAAGGTGCACCCTATTCGCCCATCTTCCATCCTTCTTATCTCCGGCCACTTTGAGACTTCGTATCCGACGGTCAACGCTGTCTCCAACGGCCCATCCGATACCATATATGATTTTGAAGGTTTTCCCGAATGTCTTTACGAGCTCAAGTATCCGGCACCAGGAGCTCCAGAACTTGCTAAGAGAGTCAAGGAGCTTCTCATGGCTTCCGGGTTCGAGCGGGTTGACGAGGATGAGAATCGAGGGCTTGACCATGGTGCGTGGTCCCCACTAAGGCTTATGTATCCAGAGGCAGATATTCCAGTATGTCAGTTGTCCATCCAGACGGACAAAGACGCCACTTACCATTATAACATGGGTAAGGCGTTAGCACCACTTAAAAATGAAGGGGTGCTTATTGTAGGTTCGGGTGGGACCACCCATAACTTGGAAAAGGTGCAATTTGACACCGCTGTGGTGCAACCTTGGGCTCAAGAGTTTGATACATGGCTCAAAGAGGCACTAGTTGATGGAAGGTATGAAGATGTTAACAAGTACAAGGAGAAGGCTCCACATGCGACCATGGTGCACCCAACGCCTGATCATTTCTACCCGTTGCATGTCGCGATGGGTGCGGCAGATGCGAATTCCAAAGGCCAGCTTATCCACCATAGCTGGGGTTGGTCTTCTCTTTCCTATGCTACGTATAAATTCATGGTCCCGTTGAACTAG